The following proteins come from a genomic window of Aspergillus luchuensis IFO 4308 DNA, chromosome 3, nearly complete sequence:
- a CDS encoding putative mitochondrial carrier protein (Ymc1) (COG:C;~EggNog:ENOG410PG0F;~InterPro:IPR018108,IPR023395;~PFAM:PF00153): MESEAFEDMQKGGGTLRTLKDLGAGAAGGIAQVLLDIVKVRLQTTTQYSSALDCATKILKNEGPFAFYKGTLTPLIGIGACVSVQFGAFHEARRRLEKLNKKKYADSTLSYTQYYMAGSFAGLTNSFLSGPIEHVRIRLQTQPHGADRLYNGPIDCIRKLCNQGGVLKGLFRGQNVTYLREAQAYGTWFLAFEYLMNQDAKRNNVKREDISSLKVATYGGLAGEALWLSSYPFDVVKSKMQCDGFGAQQQFKSMTDCFKKTYAVEGLAGFWKGIGPTLLRAMPVSAGTFAVVELTMRALG; encoded by the exons ATGGAGTCCGAGGCATTCGAGGACATGCAGAAGGGGGGCGGAACCCTTCGCACCCTCAAGGATttgggtgctggtgctgctggtggaattGCTCAGGTGCTTCTTG ACATTGTCAAGGTCCGCCTgcaaaccaccacccagtACTCCAGTGCTCTGGACTGCGCCACCAAGATCCTGAAGAACGAGGGCCCCTTCGCCTTCTACAAGGGTACCCTGACTCCGTTGATCGGAATCGGTGCCTGC GTCAGCGTTCAATTCGGAGCTTTCCACGAAGCCCGCAGACGTCTGGAGAAgctcaacaagaagaagtacGCCGACAGCACTCTCTCCTACACGCAGTACTACATGGCCGGTAGTTTTGCCGGTCTCACCAACTCCTTCTTGTCCGGCCCTATCGAGCACGTCCGTATCCGTCTGCAAACCCAGCCCCACGGAGCTGATCGTCTGTACAACGGCCCCATTGACTGCATCCGCAAGCTCTGCAACCAGGGCGGTGTCCTCAAGGGTCTCTTCCGTGGTCAGAACGTCACCTACCTCCGTGAAGCCCAGGCCTACGGAACCTGGTTCTTGGCTTTCGAGTACCTCATGAACCAGGATGCCAAGCGCAACAACGTCAAGCGTGAGGATATCTCCAGTTTGAAGGTCGCTACCTACGGTGGTCTGGCTGGTGAGGCCCTCTGGCTGTCCAGCTACCCCTTCGACGTCGTCAAGAGTAAGATGCAGTGCGATGGCTTCGGCGCCCAGCAGCAGTTCAAGAGCATGACCGACTGCTTCAAGAAGACTTATGCTGTTGAGGGTCTGGCTGGCTTCTGGAAGGGTATTGGTCCTACCTTGCTGAGGGCTATGCCTGTGTCGGCGGGTACTTTTGCTGT TGTCGAGCTCACCATGAGGGCCCTGGGCTAA
- a CDS encoding putative phosphoglycerate mutase family protein (COG:S;~EggNog:ENOG410Q1BG;~SECRETED:SignalP(1-19)), whose translation MKSVLILLSPLCLSTILHASPISTPNPNPPTVYLIRHGEKPPDPEDSGLNADGFKRAECLREVFGVGSPYEIGHVMAPKINKRGQHRRSYETVLPVARDLGLSVDTSCKRNHVKCVAKRIKEFEGTGNILISWRHGKMRQIVQELGYEDPPEYPDDRFDLIWTIPFPYDNITEIQSEECPELDVPVPALLKVQE comes from the exons ATGAAATCCGTACTCATTCTACTATCCCCCCTATGCCTTTCTACCATCTTACACGCATCCCCAATATCTAcgcccaaccccaaccccccGACAGTGTATCTCATCCGTCATGGCGAGAAACCGCCAGATCCTGAGGACAGTGGACTAAATGCCGATGGGTTCAAACGCGCCGAGTGCCTCCGGGAAGTATTCGGCGTGGGGTCACCTTATGAAATAGGCCATGTGATGGCACCCAAGATCAATAAGC GAGGCCAGCATAGGCGTTCCTATGAGACCGTCCTTCCCGTCGCACGGGACCTTGGCCTCTCCGTTGATACATCCTGCAAGCGCAATCACGTTAAGTGTGTGGCGAAACGGATCAAAGAGTTCGAAGGAACAGGGAATATTTTGATCTCCTGGCGCCATGGTAAGATGAGGCAGATTGTCCAGGAGCTGGGGTATGAGGACCCTCCTGAATATCCTGATGATCG GTTCGATTTGATCTGGACGATTCCATTTCCTTATGATAATATCACTGAGATCCAAAGCGAAGAATGTCCGGAATTGGATGTGCCAGTGCCAGCACTACTGAAAGTGCAAGAGTAA
- the hel10 gene encoding putative high expression lethality protein Hel10 (COG:S;~EggNog:ENOG410Q1XM;~InterPro:IPR008816;~PFAM:PF05433;~go_component: GO:0019867 - outer membrane [Evidence IEA]), with product MSGYDGYNNQGYYGQQGGYGQGGYGQGGYGQQQGYPPQQGYGQQGGYDQYSQHQHQQHGGQGGASSDYYGGGGQSQYGEGHYGQQHQGGQQYGQDQRGEYNQGAPGGAQEGERGLGGAIAGGLAGGFAGHKADHGILGTIGGAIMGSIAEDAIKKHKHKDEQQQDYQSSYGGYPPQGGQSHHGGGGMMDQLGGFFKR from the exons ATGTCTGGCTACGACGGATACAACAACCAGGGCTACTACGGCCAGCAGGGTGGTTATGGCCAGGGCGGCTACGGCCAAGGTGGATACGGCCAGCAGCAAGGATACCCCCCTCAGCAAGGATATGGCCAGCAGGGTGGCTATGATCAGTACAgccagcaccaacaccagcagcacGGCGGCCAGGGTGGTGCCTCCAGCGACTACtacggcggtggtggacagTCTCAGTATGGTGAGGGCCACTACGGCCAGCAGCACCAGGGTGGTCAGCAGTACGGCCAGGACCAGCGTGGCGA ATACAACCAGGGTGCCCCCGGCGGAGCCCAGGAGGGTGAGCGTGGCCTCGGTGGTGCCATTGCCGGTGGTCTTGCGGGCGGATTTGCCGGTCACAAGGCCGATCACGGAATCCTCGGAACCATCGGTGGAGCTATCATGGGAAGCATCGCCGAGGATGCcatcaagaagcacaagcacaaggatgagcagcagcaggactACCAGAGCAGCTATGGTGGTTACCCCCCTCAGGGTGGCCAGTCCCACCACGGCGGCGGTGGCATGATGGACCAGCTCGGCGGCTTCTTCAAGCGATAG
- a CDS encoding putative alpha-glucosidase (CAZy:GH31;~COG:G,M,O;~EggNog:ENOG410PHVK;~InterPro:IPR025887,IPR000322,IPR017853,IPR011013;~PFAM:PF13802,PF01055;~go_function: GO:0003824 - catalytic activity [Evidence IEA];~go_function: GO:0004553 - hydrolase activity, hydrolyzing O-glycosyl compounds [Evidence IEA];~go_function: GO:0030246 - carbohydrate binding [Evidence IEA];~go_process: GO:0005975 - carbohydrate metabolic process [Evidence IEA]), whose translation MPQKEFVPKTYQESPTGAQDSSSVHLRSSPDERSFDFSFEPIRENLFRVTFSSQDHPLPPFPSVTKPATNLDGVQVSTSGGSNQKTIEVGGVTASVEWTNTPVVSLSWKGTEKPLYRDLPLRSYVADSTGIAHYTEHDRDCLHVGLGEKRAPMDLTGRHFQLSATDSFGYDVYNTDPLYKHIPLLIKASPDGCVAIFSTTHGRGTWSVGSEVDGLWGHFKVYRQDYGGLEQYLIVGKTLKDVVRSYAELVGLPILVPRWAYGYISGGYKYTMLDDPPAHEALMEFADKLEEHGIPCSAHQMSSGYSIAETEPKVRNVFTWNKHRFPNPEEWIAKYHGRGIRLLSNIKPFLLASHPDFQKLIDSNGFFKDPASNKPGYMRLWSAGGATGGDGCHIDFSSAVAFKWWYDGVQSLKRAGIDAMWNDNNEYTLPDDDWKLALDEPTVSEAVKKGVENSVGQWGRAMHTELMGKASHDALLNIEPNHRPFVLTRSATAGTMRYAASTWSGDNVTSWEGMKGANALSLSAGISLLQCCGHDIGGFEGPQPSPELLLRWIQLGIHSPRFAINCFKTSPGNSSVGDVIEPWMYPEITPLVRDTIKRRYEILPYIYSLGLESHLTASPPQRWVGWGYESDPEVWTKALKSGDEQFWFGDTIMVGGVYEPGVSVAKLYLPRKANDKFDFGYVNMNEPYNYLASGQWVEVPSEWRKSIPLLARIGGAIPVGKPVHTRVPGDDTPASVAVKEIDDYRGVEIFPPRGSSHGQVFSTTWFEDDGISLEARISEYTITYSSTEEKVIVGFSRDEKSGFVPAWKDLDIVLHNGDERRVVSDIGKTVEYKGKDSRGRVVYTLKN comes from the coding sequence ATGCCTCAAAAAGAGTTCGTCCCTAAGACTTATCAAGAGTCTCCAACTGGGGCTCAAGACTCCTCTTCTGTACATCTCCGCTCGAGCCCCGATGAGCGTTCCTTCGACTTCTCCTTTGAACCAATTCGCGAGAACCTATTCAGAGTCACCTTCTCGTCGCAagaccaccctctccctcccttccccagtGTGACCAAGCCAGCAACAAACCTAGATGGAGTCCAAGTCTCCACATCAGGCGGTTCGAATCAAAAGACAATCGAAGTGGGAGGCGTAACAGCGTCCGTTGAGTGGACCAACACCCCAGTCGTCTCCCTATCATGGAAGGGCACCGAGAAGCCCTTATATCGCGATCTGCCACTTCGCTCCTATGTCGCAGACTCCACCGGTATTGCACACTACACAGAGCATGACCGTGATTGCCTTCACGTTGGACTTGGCGAGAAAAGAGCTCCCATGGACCTCACAGGACGCCATTTCCAGCTCTCGGCCACCGATAGCTTCGGATATGATGTTTACAACACCGATCCTCTATACAAGCACATTCCTCTGCTGATCAAGGCATCGCCTGATGGATGCGTGGCCATCTTCTCGACAACACATGGCAGAGGCACCTGGTCTGTCGGCTCGGAGGTCGACGGCCTTTGGGGCCACTTCAAAGTCTACCGTCAAGACTACGGCGGATTGGAGCAGTACCTCATCGTCGGCAAGACGCTCAAGGACGTTGTGCGTTCCTACGCAGAGCTTGTCGGTCTTCCGATCCTCGTCCCCAGATGGGCATATGGCTACATCTCAGGCGGATACAAGTACACCATGCTTGACGACCCGCCTGCTCACGAGGCATTGATGGAGTTCGCAGACAAGCTGGAGGAGCACGGCATTCCCTGCTCCGCACACCAAATGAGCTCCGGATACTCGATCGCCGAAACCGAGCCTAAGGTCCGCAATGTCTTCACATGGAACAAACATCGCTTCCCCAATCCCGAAGAGTGGATTGCCAAATACCATGGTCGGGGTATCCGCCTTCTCTCCAACATTAAACCCTTCCTGCTCGCCTCACACCCCgacttccagaagctcatTGATTCGAACGGGTTCTTCAAGGACCCTGCGAGCAACAAGCCGGGCTACATGCGACTGTGGAGTGCCGGAGGCGCAACAGGAGGTGACGGATGTCACATCGACTTTTCATCCGCTGTTGCGTTCAAATGGTGGTATGACGGCGTGCAGAGCCTAAAGCGCGCCGGAATTGACGCCATGTGGAACGACAACAACGAGTACACGCTCCCAGACGACGATTGGAAGTTAGCATTGGACGAGCCAACCGTCTCCGAGGCCGTCAAGAAGGGCGTCGAGAACTCCGTCGGACAGTGGGGTCGCGCCATGCACACCGAACTCATGGGCAAAGCCTCCCATGATGCTCTTCTCAACATTGAGCCCAACCACAGACCATTCGTCCTGACTCGCAGTGCCACGGCCGGTACAATGCGCTACGCTGCCAGCACCTGGAGCGGAGACAACGTGACCAGCTGGGAGGGCATGAAGGGAGCGAACGCTCTGTCCCTCAGCGCAGGTATCTCTCTTCTGCAGTGCTGCGGTCACGATATCGGAGGATTCGAGGGACCTCAGCCCTCTCCTGAGCTGTTGCTCAGGTGGATCCAACTGGGTATCCACTCGCCTCGGTTCGCCATCAACTGCTTCAAGACTTCTCCTGGGAACAGCTCCGTCGGAGACGTCATCGAGCCATGGATGTACCCCGAGATCACCCCTCTCGTCCGCGATACCATCAAGCGTCGCTACGAGATCCTCCCTTACATCTACTCCCTCGGTCTTGAAAGCCATCTGACCGCGTCCCCGCCCCAGCGCTGGGTAGGATGGGGCTATGAATCGGACCCAGAGGTATGGACCAAGGCCCTGAAATCGGGCGACGAGCAGTTCTGGTTCGGTGACACCATCATGGTCGGCGGTGTCTACGAGCCCGGCGTCAGCGTTGCCAAGTTATACCTCCCCCGTAAGGCTAATGACAAGTTCGACTTCGGATACGTGAACATGAACGAGCCTTATAACTATCTCGCCTCCGGACAATGGGTGGAAGTGCCCTCAGAATGGAGGAAGAGTATTCCCCTTCTGGCCAGAATCGGGGGAGCTATCCCTGTCGGAAAGCCAGTTCATACCAGGGTTCCTGGTGATGACACTCCGGCTTCTGTGGCTGTGAAAGAGATTGATGACTACCGTGGAGTCGAAATCTTCCCGCCCCGTGGTAGTTCTCACGGCCAGGTGTTCAGCACTACTTGgtttgaagatgatggtatcTCGCTTGAGGCGCGCATCTCGGAGTATACTATCACGTATAGTTccacggaggagaaggttatTGTTGGATTCTCTCGTGATGAGAAGTCTGGATTTGTTCCTGCCTGGAAAGATCTTGATATCGTCCTTCATAATGGCGATGAGAGACGCGTTGTGTCGGATATTGGAAAGACTGTGGAGTATAAGGGTAAGGACTCTCGGGGACGCGTGGTTTATACCTTGAAGAACTAG
- a CDS encoding putative C6 transcription factor (COG:S;~EggNog:ENOG410PN68;~InterPro:IPR036864,IPR001138;~PFAM:PF00172;~TransMembrane:1 (o511-528i);~go_function: GO:0000981 - DNA-binding transcription factor activity, RNA polymerase II-specific [Evidence IEA];~go_function: GO:0008270 - zinc ion binding [Evidence IEA];~go_process: GO:0006355 - regulation of transcription, DNA-templated [Evidence IEA]) has protein sequence MDSDEESSCAVSAPVGKKRIPKACTSCRQSKVKCDGKRPCTRCKRARKRCVFFEIPKDPAVLRLENVEAEVQRLREQLSNVNELLLRQSTQQQQQIAVTSPASAHVMSDPGTMPTFLATGGMGGYHHWRGARCPMTRRDHDAGAFQFPTPGMEAARPTRLRRSGFDIKEEPVLDFISRGMMTADQAMSCFRTFFQGCDRYIPVFDPDIDTFNSVRARSSILFNAICTIGSRVEIRSGSQIPDLLHAELKRSINVVIQNKNLNCLESVQALLIVACYSAERSLILSFATRMALDLGLDEAFEELIQRLTMKETEGAHDMTAVLVDDEERTLMRKSRTWFGLLVLDHIFHVDGGKPPGIRVTGNAHRCRILLRHHTSTVLDLRLFSQVELNIIRARVNDTLDAKETLQRSDITEFVHEAKVDLDLWFDDWLRIIENSPSATQERPFLLAALRVQKCWAELILHCKALRSMGVGNVAEMSPIEQTILLTAKSSARKHLRLISLEPDFYLAKLKYAMDFVWAKCAFCFLLLLKLSRLVPEQKEEHMELLDHGNRLLDELTRTNGESATTTATATTTTGIGNNNNIYMQILRLSIEKYSRVLQEREVNGASIEEAGEMSSGGEGGHTNQPGTNVMTPFWELFDAQADLQSFIPEQFVREWDFPGLDLFYFPTAWQDFFGDFSLAV, from the exons ATGGACTCAGACGAGGAATCCTCCTGCGCGGTATCCGCTCCAGTTGGGAAGAAGCGTATCCCG AAAGCATGTACTTCTTGTCGGCAGTCGAAA GTCAAATGCGATGGTAAACGGCCATGTACGAG ATGTAAACGTGCAAGGAAACGGTGTGTATTCTTTGAGATCCCGAAGGATCCTGCTGTCTT ACGCCTGGAGAATGTCGAAGCAGAAGTACAGCGTCTACGGGAGCAATTGAGCAATGTGAACGAGCTACTACTACGTCAGTCtacgcagcagcaacagcaaattGCTGTCACTTCTCCCGCTTCCGCTCATGTTATGTCTGATCCTGGGACGATGCCCACGTTTCTTGCTACGGGAGGAATGGGTGGGTACCATCATTGGCGAGGCGCTAGATGCCCTATGACCCGTAGGGATCATGATGCTGGCGCGTTTCAGTTTCCGACTCCTGGGATGGAGGCTGCTCGGCCTACCAGGTTGCGACGCTCGGGGTTCGATATCAAGGAAGAGCCAGTATTGGATTTTATTAGTAGGGGGATGATGACGGCGGATCAGGCTATGTCGTGCTTTAGGAC GTTCTTTCAAGGCTGC GATAGGTATATCCCGGTATTCGATCCAGATATCGACACGTTCAACTCTGTGCGCGCTCGGAGTAGCATTCTGTTCAATGCTATCTGCACGATTGGCAGTCGAGTTGAGATCA GGTCTGGATCTCAGATTCCCGATCTACTCCATGCCGAACTCAAAAGATCCATCAATGTGGTTATTCAGAACAAGAACCTCAATTGTTTGGAGTCCGTGCAGGCATTGCTCATTGTAGCTTGCTACTCTGCTGAGCGGTCCTTGATCCTATCTTTTGCAACTAGAATGGCGTTGGATCTGGGGCTAGATGAAGCATTTGAGGAACTGATACAGCGGCTGACAATGAAAGAGACCGAAGGGGCTCATGATATGACTGCTGtgctggtggatgatgaagagcgtACACTCATGCGCAAGTCTAGGACTTGGTTTGGTCTCTTGGTACTTGACCATAT ATTCCATGTCGACGGTGGGAAGCCTCCTGGCATCCGGGTGACAGGGAATGCTCACCGATGTCGCATTTTGCTCCGCCATCATACGTCTACTGTCTTGGATTTACGGCTTTTTTCCCAGGTGGAG CTCAATATAATACGTG CAAGGGTCAACGATACACTTGACGCCAAAGAAACACTCCAAAGATCGGATATCACAGAGTTTGTACACGAAGCCAAGGTAGATCTCGATCTATGGTTTGA CGACTGGCTACGCATCATcg AAAACTCCCCATCCGCCACCCAGGAACGCCCCTTCCTTCTCGCAGCATTACGAGTTCAAAAATGCTGGGCCGAGTTGATCCTGCACTGCAAAGCGCTCCGCTCCATGGGCGTAGGAAACGTCGC AGAAATGTCCCCAATCGAACAAACTATCCTCCTAACCGCCAAATCCAGCGCCCGAAAACATCTCCGCCTAATCAGCCTCGAACCCGACTTCTACCTCGCCAAACTAAAATACGCCATGGATTTCGTCTGGGCCAAGTGCgccttctgcttcctcttaCTCCTAAAGTTATCTCGCCTCGTCCCCGAACAAAAAGAAGAGCACATGGAACTTCTAGATCATGGAAATAGACTCCTTGATGAGCTAACTAGGACGAACGGGGAATCGGCCACAACGACAGCAacagcgacaacaacaacagggaTAGGaaataacaataatatctatatgcAGATATTGCGATTGAGTATTGAGAAATATAGTCGTGTGTTGCAGGAAAGGGAGGTTAATGGTGCCTCAATTGAGGAGGCAGGAGAAATGAGtagtggaggggagggagggcatACCAATCAACCGGGCACCAATGTGATGACGCCATTTTGGGAGTTATTTGATGCGCAAGCCGATCTGCAGAGTTTTATACCTGAGCAGTTTGTCCGGGAGTGGGATTTTCCGGGGCTAGATTTGTTTTATTTCCCTACTGCTTGGCAGGATTTCTTTGGGGACTTTTCCTTGGCGGTTTGA
- a CDS encoding putative MFS transporter (COG:G;~EggNog:ENOG410QEI2;~InterPro:IPR011701,IPR036259;~PFAM:PF07690;~TransMembrane:12 (i65-82o106-129i136-154o166-186i198-217o229-249i298-321o333-354i361-381o393-412i424-444o456-479i);~go_function: GO:0022857 - transmembrane transporter activity [Evidence IEA];~go_process: GO:0055085 - transmembrane transport [Evidence IEA]) — translation MSHKQGTTPADKTQDEHIESIETAPRRELQHANEPTQDAALDLMRDAGHSAILTPENNAKVLRKIDLRLLPILLGIYFLQQVDKSTLSYASVFGLVEKAHLHGQEYSWLGAVVYLVQLVAQPFVAYILVKVPLGKFLACTTFFWGIALTCMTPANTFAKLLVCRMFLGLFEAGIPPAFIAITQMWYRRREQPVRLGSWYAMNGVVNMFGSLITYGLGHIGSSVFEPYQIIFLFFGLITIVFSAVVFILMPDSPMKSKFLHEEDKVLAIERLRMNQQGIETHEWKWQHVKETCLDIKSFFWFALMFSISIPSGGISTFGPLIIEAFGFNQFDTILFNIPFGAVQLIATMGGAWMATKLQMKGPVIALLCLPAIAGCVMLLQIPHDGNHNGALLAGYYIISVYPGITPLIYSWSAGNTGGETKKKLVNGILLVGQCAGNVLGSNLYTTTEAPLYRRGLLSNLAMFCVLILLCALNMGYLYFLNKKHEKKRVSMGKSAKIIDHSMQAVGAVPIDKTEAPQETLGDDNAFKDLTDWENEDFVYVY, via the exons ATGTCCCACAAACAAGGAACAACGCCCGCAGACAAGACACAAGATGAGCATATTGAATCTATCGAGACCGCGCCCCGTCGGGAGCTGCAGCATGCAAACGAACCTACTCAGGATGCAGCTCTTGACCTCATGAGAGACGCAGGTCATTCAGCCATCCTAACACCCGAGAACAACGCCAAAGTCCTTCGGAAGATCGACCTTAGACTCTTGCCTATTCTGCTAGGAATCtatttcctgcagcaggTTGACAAGTCGACTCTCTCATACGCGTCGGTCTTTGGTCTGGTTGAGAAGGCCCATCTTCATGGGCAGGAATACTCGTGGCTGGGGGCGGTGGTCTACCTGGTGCAACTCGTTGCTCAGCCGTTCGTCGCCTACATCCTGGTCAAAGTGCCTCTGGGGAAGTTCCTGGCATGTACGACCTTTTTCTGGGGCATTGCCCTGACATGCATGACTCCAGCGAATACGTTTGCGAAGTTGTTGGTCTGTCGGATGTTTCTGGGTCTCTTTGAAGCTGGTATAC CGCCGGCGTTCATTGCGATCACGCAGATGTGGTATCGACGACGCGAACAGCCCGTCCGGCTTGGTTCATGGTATGCCATGAACGGGGTGGTGAACATG TTTGGAAGTCTGATAACCTACGGTCTTGGTCACATTGGATCTTCGGTCTTCGAGCCCTACCAG ATTATCTTCTTGTTTTTCGGGCTCATCACGATTGTTTTCTCTGCCGTTGTATT TATTCTGATGCCGGACTCACCGATGAAGTCCAAATTCCTTCATGAAGAGGATAAAGTTCTGGCTATTGAAAG ACTTCGTATGAATCAGCAAGGTATCGAAACGCACGAGTGGAAATGGCAGCATGTGAAAGAAACCTGCCTCGATATCAAGTCTTTCTTCTGGTTTGCTTTGATGTTCTCAATTTC AATCCCCAGCGGCGGCATCTCGACCTTTGGGCCATTGATTATCGAAGCATTCGGATTCAACCAATTTGACACAATCCTCTTCAATATACCTTTTGGCGCTGTTCAGCTCATTGCAACTATGGGAGGGGCGTGGATGGCGACTAAGCTCCAGATGAAGGGTCCTGTTATAGCTTTGCTCTGTTTGCCTGCTATTGCGGGAtgtgtgatgttgttgcaGATTCCGCATGATGGTAATCACAATGGGGCACTGCTTGCAGGATATTACATT ATCTCTGTATACCCAGGAATTA CACCCTTGATCTACTCGTGGTCCGCGGGTAACACAGGAGGCgaaacgaagaagaagcttgtgAACGGTATTCTACTCGTTGGACAATGTGCCGGTAAC GTCCTAGGATCGAATCTGTACACTACAACTGAAGCACCGCTATACAGACGTGGTCTGCTCTCCAA TCTCGCCATGTTCTGCGTCCTCATCCTGCTTTGCGC ATTGAACATGGGATACCTCTACTTCCTCAACAAGAAACATGAGAAGAAGCGCGTGAGCATGGGAAAGAGCGCAAAGATCATCGACCACTCCATGCAAGCCGTAGGAGCAGTCCCAATCGACAAGACTGAAGCGCCTCAGGAGACGCTTGGTGACGACAATGCGTTCAAGGACCTGACGGACTGGGAGAACGAGGATTTTGTCTATGTATACTAA
- the MRP4 gene encoding mitochondrial 37S ribosomal protein uS2m (BUSCO:EOG09263J7D;~COG:J;~EggNog:ENOG410PFVK;~InterPro:IPR023591,IPR005706,IPR001865;~PFAM:PF00318;~go_component: GO:0005840 - ribosome [Evidence IEA];~go_component: GO:0015935 - small ribosomal subunit [Evidence IEA];~go_function: GO:0003735 - structural constituent of ribosome [Evidence IEA];~go_process: GO:0006412 - translation [Evidence IEA]) yields the protein MLLANQTHLGHSTSRWNPQNSRYIFGIREGTHIISLDITAAYLRRAAKIVEEVAYRGGLILFAGTRKGQKRAVVRAAELAQGYHIFERWIPGSLTNGQQILGHCEKKIVNGFDETIEDLWKEELEGYRALKPDLVVCLNPVENVVLLHECGLNNVPTIGIIDTDADPTRVTYPIPANDDSLRSVTLIAGVLGRAGEAGQQRRLAQARKGEWTYKLMQPLRQQVEETTLETAEGQTPEASSQDVVSEEVPSEGSPLDKPKEEAKDDE from the coding sequence ATGCTCCTCGCCAACCAGACACACCTTGGACACTCGACTTCCCGCTGGAACCCCCAGAACTCGCGCTATATCTTCGGTATCAGGGAGGGGACTCACATCATCTCTCTTGACATCACGGCGGCTTACCTCCGACGTGCGGCCAAGATTGTGGAGGAAGTTGCCTACCGGGGTGGATTGATTCTCTTTGCGGGCACGCGAAAGGGTCAGAAGCGTGCGGTGGTCAGAGCCGCGGAACTGGCTCAGGGATATCACATTTTCGAGCGTTGGATCCCTGGTAGCTTGACCAATGGCCAGCAGATCTTGGGCCATTGCGAAAAGAAGATCGTGAACGGCTTCGATGAGACGATTGAGGACCTCTGGAAAGAGGAATTGGAAGGTTACCGTGCACTTAAGCCCGACCTTGTTGTTTGCTTGAATCCCGTCGAGAACGTTGTCCTGTTGCACGAGTGTGGTCTCAACAACGTCCCGACTATCGGTATCATCGACACTGACGCCGACCCGACCCGTGTCACATACCCCATCCCTGCCAACGACGACAGTTTGCGTTCCGTGACTCTGATTGCTGGTGTGCTGGGACGGGCAGGAGAAGCGGGTCAGCAGAGAAGATTGGCGCAAGCGCGTAAGGGTGAGTGGACGTACAAACTCATGCAACCACTCCGTCAGCAAGTAGAGGAGACGACTCTGGAGACCGCGGAAGGACAGACGCCAGAAGCTTCCTCTCAGGATGTTGTGTCTGAGGAAGTTCCTTCTGAGGGAAGCCCGCTTGACAAGCCTAAGGAAGAGGCCAAGGATGACGAATAG